In Musa acuminata AAA Group cultivar baxijiao chromosome BXJ3-9, Cavendish_Baxijiao_AAA, whole genome shotgun sequence, a single genomic region encodes these proteins:
- the LOC135648495 gene encoding MYB-like transcription factor ETC1 isoform X2 encodes MADLDRSSEDVSMDSKGGNSQISKMDFSEDEEKLIARMYNLVGQRWSLIAGRIPGRTAKEIEKYWTSRYSTTSE; translated from the exons ATGGCAGATTTGGATCGATCATCTGAGGATGTTTCAATGGATTCTAAAG GAGGAAACAGCCAAATTTCCAAGATGGATTTCTCAGAGGATGAGGAGAAACTCATTGCCAGGATGTATAATTTGGTTGGACAGAG GTGGTCACTGATTGCTGGAAGAATCCCTGGAAGAACAGCTAAAGAGATTGAGAAGTACTGGACCTCAAGATACTCAACAACAAGTGAATGA
- the LOC135648495 gene encoding MYB-like transcription factor ETC1 isoform X1, with protein sequence MADLDRSSEDVSMDSKGVVSGGNSQISKMDFSEDEEKLIARMYNLVGQRWSLIAGRIPGRTAKEIEKYWTSRYSTTSE encoded by the exons ATGGCAGATTTGGATCGATCATCTGAGGATGTTTCAATGGATTCTAAAG GGGTTGTTTCAGGAGGAAACAGCCAAATTTCCAAGATGGATTTCTCAGAGGATGAGGAGAAACTCATTGCCAGGATGTATAATTTGGTTGGACAGAG GTGGTCACTGATTGCTGGAAGAATCCCTGGAAGAACAGCTAAAGAGATTGAGAAGTACTGGACCTCAAGATACTCAACAACAAGTGAATGA
- the LOC103997656 gene encoding probable nucleoredoxin 2 has translation MEAPTVTGVASATGDGGLSALLSTEFLICPSGNKVNPKDIEGKTIGLYFAANWFQKCVSFTPVLVSVYHKLMEQELPFEIVFVSSDENQSSFEQFYSSMPWPAVPFSDINSKRSLSHKFQIEGIPALIILKPGGGLIQTEGVEILYRYGLQAFPFTSERIAELEAEEKRKYASQTLEKLLAISGKDHMIKRNDQVTFSSLVGKTVGLYFAAQWCPPCLKFTSRLMSIYNHLQERGEEFEVVFVSMDRDEAGFLQYFSGMPWLALPYGEESSKALARYFDIQEIPMLVIIGPDGKTVTKGGRNLINLHMEMAYPFTEAHIRLLQEKMDEEAQRYPTSFKHDGHRHVLNLVSEKSGGGPYICCACDEQGLGWAYQCLACGYEIHLKCGREVKEDTGDRC, from the exons ATGGAAGCTCCAACAGTAACAGGGGTGGCCTCTGCGACAGGGGACGGTGGCCTCTCCGCTCTCTTATCCACAGAGTTCCTCATCTGTCCATCCGGGAATAAG GTTAATCCTAAAGACATAGAAGGAAAGACCATTGGTTTGTACTTCGCTGCAAATTGGTTCCAAAAATGTGTTTCATTCACCCCAGTTTTGGTCAGTGTTTACCACAAGCTAATGGAGCAGGAATTACCATTTGAAATTGTGTTTGTGTCGTCTGATGAGAACCAGTCCTCCTTTGAGCAGTTTTATAGCTCCATGCCATGGCCTGCAGTACCCTTCAGTGATATAAACTCCAAGAGAAGTCTGTCTCATAAATTCCAAATTGAAGGCATTCCAGCACTAATTATCCTCAAACCAGGTGGTGGCTTAATTCAGACAGAAGGAGTGGAGATCTTGTACCGCTACGGACTTCAGGCTTTCCCTTTTACATCCGAAAGGATCGCTGAATTGGAGGccgaagaaaagagaaaatatgcATCTCAAACCTTAGAGAAGCTCCTAGCGATCAGTGGTAAAGACCACATGATCAAACGCAATGACCAG GTAACTTTTTCGAGTTTGGTGGGAAAAACAGTAGGCCTGTACTTCGCAGCTCAATGGTGCCCTCCATGTCTGAAATTTACCTCAAGGCTGATGTCCATATACAATCACCTCCAAGAAAGAGGCGAAGAGTTTGAAGTTGTGTTTGTTTCTATGGACAGAGATGAGGCAGGATTCTTGCAATACTTCTCTGGCATGCCATGGCTTGCATTGCCCTACGGCGAAGAGTCTTCAAAAGCACTAGCTCGGTATTTCGATATCCAAGAGATTCCTATGCTTGTTATAATAGGCCCTGACGGGAAAACAGTCACAAAGGGAGGAAGGAACCTAATAAACCTGCATATGGAAATGGCATATCCATTCACCGAAGCTCACATTAGGTTGCTCCAAGAAAAAATGGATGAAGAAGCTCAGCGATACCCAACTTCTTTCAAACATGACGGTCACCGTCACGTACTTAATTTGGTTTCAGAGAAATCAGGAGGTGGCCCTTACATATGCTGTGCATGTGATGAGCAGGGCTTGGGTTGGGCATACCAATGCCTCGCATGTGGGTATGAGATACATCTTAAATGCGGCCGTGAGGTTAAGGAAGACACAGGAGACAGATGCTGA
- the LOC135650025 gene encoding uncharacterized protein LOC135650025 — protein sequence MGNCVGLQKRVGGVDEDDFWGGMGQKSSGRRGTQQDEAKLFLEPEREEGGAGSTEIKIRISKKQLEELLRGTRGKERPLQQLLADLISMGETWEHHDQETHWRPSLQTIPEVPE from the coding sequence atggGGAACTGCGTCGGCTTGCAGAAGCGGGTCGGTGGCGTCGATGAGGATGATTTCTGGGGAGGCATGGGGCAAAAGAGCTCCGGGCGTCGCGGAACGCAGCAGGATGAAGCCAAGCTTTTCTTGGAACcggagagggaggagggaggcgCCGGCTCGACCGAGATCAAGATCAGGATCAGCAAGAAGCAACTGGAGGAGCTGCTACGAGGAACAAGAGGCAAAGAACGGCCGCTTCAACAACTCCTTGCCGATCTCATCAGCATGGGCGAGACCTGGGAACACCATGATCAAGAGACGCACTGGAGGCCGAGTCTACAGACCATACCTGAGGTACCCGAGTAA